A window of Gossypium hirsutum isolate 1008001.06 chromosome D13, Gossypium_hirsutum_v2.1, whole genome shotgun sequence genomic DNA:
TTAATAATACCATATATTCCTTGATGGTCAACATTTCTCTCCATCTCCTAtatataaatggttaaaatgtGCTACAAGTCGCTGTACGTTTcaaaaattaggaatttagtccatatacttcTATATCATTGATTTTAGTTCccctactttttagatttcaaaattcatttaagtccaattgttaacattactttttttgtgacatttttgaaataaaaacacTCAATTGATACCCATGTAATAAAAAAAAGACtttgtaattaaattgaatttaacaaaataataataatgttaacaattaaacctaaattttaaaatagggataaatttcaaaattatacatgaactttgatttaatgtgtaattgtatacataaactttaatttggtgcaattatacatgtgaaactctaattgtggttcaaatgtatacttgaaactttaattttgatttaatcgtacatatttaaaaaaataatacatcaatttatttttatttgggataaatatatttatttatgtatgcaatatataaatataaaatgatgttatatcaataattgtgttaattatttacaaaaattagatcaaatcaaaatttcatatataaaattatacaaaatcaaaatttatatatacaattatatattaaaccataattcatatataattttaaaatttatacctttaaaatatgaaaaagtataaaaataagttCCTTCAATTAAGAGTACAAGGTTCATATTCTCAATTTTCAAAAAGTATAGGTACTTGTGCCACATTTTAACCTATATAAATAGGATCGGCGGATTTAGACCAACGGAGTGAAGGATCGAAATTGGCAGAAGATGAAGGTTTCCGTCAAAACTCTCAAAGGCACTCACTTCGATATCGAAGTCAAACCCGAAGATGCGGTTCGCTTCTCTCTCCCTCTTTTTCCAGGGATTTTACGTTTCTTGACTAGGGTTTTCCGTTTTCCCCTGTATTTGAACATTAATTCGCGTTCATCTAGGACTGTATTAGTTGGACTTATTATGCACGTAGTTGAATTACCATGCTTGACATGTGAAATCGGAGATCGTGAATGATTTGTTCAATTTTAGTGTCTAATTCATTGAATATGTTTATTTAGCTTGTGAATAGTCTAGCTACTTCGATTAAGTTTTAGTGGACTGATACTCGTGTAGCTTGAACGGCGGTATCCTTTTCTTCTGGCGACAATTAGCAATTAAGTACTTCCTACGTAATGCTTTTTACCAGTTCATTGAAATTAGTGAATAATACTTTGATTTCTGGGCTTCATTTTTGTCTTAGTATTTCATTAACTTGTATCATTGAATATTGATGCATAGATTGCCATGTAATTTCTAGTTGTAGTTTGCTAGATTTAGGTTTGAATTTGAGTATACACAAGCTTTGATCATTGCCATAAGCATCTCATATTTTGCAATGCTCTTTCACTTCTTTTTAATTAGTGTGGTTATGAACACTGGATTAAATGTACAGAGGCTTCTTTTAATAGATCTTCTATAACCAAGGATCAAGTTCTGCATTCTATGGTTACATCTAATCAAGGGTTGTGTTTTTTAATGATGTGGATTTTCTAACTATATAAATaagctattattatttttattgttttttgctACTTTTTATGCTTTTAaggtttatatatacatatatacatacatatatatatgcatgtatacatacatatataagcaCAGACATGAAAGTCTTGGGATAAAATGCATTCTGCCTTCTgcctttttcatttctttgtcACTTGTTATTATACAATTCCGCTGCTAATGCTTGTCAATTCTTTCAGGTTGCGGATGTAAAAAAGAACATAGAAACTGTTCAAGGGACTGATGTTTATCCTGCTTCACAACAAATGCTTATCTATAAGGGAAAAGTTCTTAAAGATGACACGACACTGGCTGAAAACAGTGTCACTGAAAATAGCTTTATTGTGATCATGTTGACAAAGGTGAGATTGTTTACAATATTCTGATTTTTATGTTTGTAATATTTCATCTAACTTGTTCGAACTTTTCTGACCAAAGTATGCTGACTTTGTCCTAATAAATGCTCAACTGACATCATTATTTTTCACACTGCTGTTGAACTTGAAAGTTATCTTAGTTATAACTTATGACGGAGTGTTGtatcattatatttttcttttgaaatctggTTGTTTCTTACCTGTAGGTGCATCTTATAAATCAATTTGTTGCTaaactagaaaattttctttgtGCTACTTTTTGACCTTTTACCTCCTTGTATTTGTATCtgaatttatttttcatgacTGTCATTTTCATACTAATATTGTCCTTTTTGCTTAAATAAACTAGAATAAGGGTACAACTGGTGAGGGTTCAGCTGCTTCAACAGCTCCTACAAAGAAAGTAAGATTGTTGTTACCTCTCTTACTACTACTTGCATGCATAATTGGTTGTAAGCAATGATTGTCACTGTACCTTTTTAGCCACATTTCTTGAGACATTTTGCAATAAATATGACATGAAAAGTGTTGGGATTCTGTTTTTTCCATGATGGTACATGTTCTTTATTTCAATGCTATGAACTAGAACTTGAAGTGATAGTCAAGCATCTTGAACAAATATAATTTGTAAACGAGTAGATCATCAAAAAAGTTATATACAGCAAATAGAATGcttttaagattttgggtttttagATATGGCCCAGGTTTGAGTTGTTTTGTGTCCAACTGCTTTCTATGTTACACTATTGAGCCATAAACATATTGCATAATTTGGAGTTTGAGTTGGTGTTATTACCAAATTCAACTGCCTTAAATGTTTATGAGTTAGTTACACGATCTCTTATCCAtgtttctcaatttcacaattgtTTTCCCTTTCTCCTTTCCAGTAGCATATCAATATGAAAGAATATTGACTCCTTCTTAGAACTATTTAGCTTGAGCTATTAACTCTCACAATCATTATGCAAATTCTGATTTGATCTTCAAATTTCTTTTTGAGTATGAATATAAATTTCTGTTTTTCCCCCACTATACAATCTTTAGGGTATGTTGCTTCTGAAAACTTAGCCTGTATCCAAAGATTATTCTGGAGTGAGTAGTGATTTTGGATTCTTTGTAGGATCCTGAGGCAAGTAATCTGCCAACAGCTCCAGCACCAGCTTCTACTGCACCTGTTGCAACATCAGCTATGTAAGTCCTGCTATTCTACACTTTTGGTCAGATACAGCACCTTTGCAATTGattaattgcttattaattttttttcagggCTGCAGCTGCCACTGAATCTGCTCCTGTTGCTTCAAGTACTCCTCTGTGAGTAACTTATTCTTGATAGTAAATTTCATGCTTCTTATTTGAAGGATAGAAGCTTTTGATTTAATCGAATTGCTTTTAGTAGGAGAGATCTTGAGTTTTTCCTTGTTTTCCTTTGCATACTTGTAATATCTTGAATAATGTCTTTGGAAACAGGTCAGATTCTGATGTTTATGGCCAAGCAGCATCTAACCTGGTTGCAGGGAGTAACTTAGAGGGAACAATCCAACAGATTCTTGATATGGGTGGAGGGACCTGGGACAGGGACACTGTTGTCCGCGCCCTTCGTGCTGCTTATAATAACCCAGAGAGAGCTGTTGAATATTTGTATTCTGTAAGTACCTTTCTTGTATCTTGAAGAATATGTGCTTTCTTGCGTGCTTCTAGTTGCTGTTGTTTTATTGTTCTCCTTAATGTAGATGTGGGAATAACCTAATAAGCTGAGCTCATCCTGAGAGGTTTTCTTGGAATGATGATTATGCCATTGTcatttttaatttgatgtaattctattTGAAACTTGGCCTTCTCCTTGCCATGATTTATTGGTCAATGATGATTGAATTTCTGCACACCCAAAATATGCCTCGTATCTTCCATTTTGCTGGTCCTTTTTGACTTGGTGGATAAGTTGACttcaccccccccccaaaaaaaaaaaaacaatatgaaCAGGAATGTTGGATTTCTATTTCAATCACATGGTGTGTCTTAATTTGTTTTATGGTGGGTTTTAATGGTATTTTATACTGCACCcttatctttcttttcttctttttttaaaaatatatatatataacaagcaTGCATTTTGTTTCCTAAGCTGCTTCTTGTCATCGTGTCATAAATTATTGTTGCAAATGCTAGGGCATCCCCGAGCAAGCTGAAGCTCCACCTGTGGCCCGTGCTCCTGTAGTTGGGCAAACCACTAACCCTGCAGCACAACCTCAACAGCCTGCACAAACGGCAGCTGTTCCTACAAGTGGACCAAATGCAAATCCATTAGACCTCTTTCCCCAGGTAAAATTGTCATGCGGTAGacctttgataaatttgatgATGGGCAAATGAACCAGTGACTTGATGACCTTTTATTGATACAGGGCCTTCCCAACATGGGTGCAAGTGGTGCTGGGGCTGGCACTCTTGATTTTTTACGGAACAGTCCACAGGTCTCTCTCTTTCTCATTTGGTTGTATATGGGAATGTTAGCATGACTGTCATGTAAATACCTACCTAGAACTACACTCAATTTGCAATTCTCTTTTCAGTTTCAAGCTTTGCGAGCAATGGTGCAAGCCAACCCACAAATATTGCAGGTTATTCTCTGGTCCCTTGTTTCCCCTCTTCAATCCTAGTGTGTTTTTCATTGTCTTTTTATCTTTTGCTTTTTACCTTTCACCTTTCCTCAATGTctcccttttttatatttttggcagcctatgcttcaagagttGGGGAAACAAAATCCTAATTTAATGAGACTTATTCAAGAGCATCAGGGTGACTTTCTTCGCTTGATCAATGAACCTGCTGAAGGTGGAGAGGGGTGAGTCTTGTTGTTTTTAGTTGCTCATTTCTTGAAGTTATATAGTGTGTATGTATATCAAGTGCTTATTTGACATCTCCTGTTGTAAAGAAACATTTTGGGGCAATTAGCTGAGGCGATGCCACAAGCTGTGCAAGTCACACCTGAGGAACGTGAAGCCATAGAACGAGTATGTCATCTTTTACATTAAGGCTGACTTGGATGTGTTCACTATTCTCTGTAATCATGGATTATTTAGCTATCTTCCCCACTGACTCTGGAAATGCCTTCATTTCCTTGGCCTTTATCTGAGTTATATGAGATATGCATCACATCTTTCTTTTAGGCAATGGTTTTACTTTTAGATGATTAATAAACTCAAATTTGTTGCATTGATCTTGTGCCTACAAATACTTTTGTAGTCTCCTTATTCTCTTGTGCATTCCCCATCTCTTGCAGCTTGAAGCAATGGGGTTTGACCGTGCAACTGTGCTCCAAGTGTTCTTTGCGTGCAACAAGAATGAGGAACTTGCGGCCAACTACCTTTTAGATCATATGCATGATTTTCAGGATTGAGCTGGTAAAAGAAATGGCTAGGGGAAGTACAATATCATTTTCTCTTTCGTTCTTTGGGTCCATTGTCATTCATGTCCCCCCTCCCCTCCCCCCAAAACTCTACCGACTTTATTCTTAATCAAGTGATGTAAGTGTTTGGTGTAGGGACAAGGGATGTGAAGATGTtaacttcatttttttcttttttctttttctttccgaAGGACCCATTATCTATAACGTTATATACAAGTTTCTTTCTAAGCTTGTGTGTATTGTACTTCACATTTTATGCTATTATAAGCACTTGCCACAACGAGCTCCCCCAACTTTCAAGTTTTTCGATCAATTTTCTTCCCTAAAATACCTTGTGCATGAATTTGGTAGCCCGTCAGAATGGTTAGAGTTGGCAGTGGAAACTCTAGAACCGTGGAAACAGTGTGAATAATATGCAGTGATGTTGGCCATGTATTACACCTTCATTGTACTCCTAATACATTATTGAATATCAAAATTATCGACGTGCCCTCGAGGTATTAGCGTCTTAGTGTCTCAGCGTCTCATTTCGTGTAATGTAAATAAATCTCAATCTCAATATCTTAAACATAACCAATtgtatattttaatcaaaatttttgtttgaaatgatttaaTGTGTCACATCAATTTACTATTATACTGTTAACAGTAATTAACGTTCGGTAACTAAAATGTGCATGAATTTGGTAGGCCGTAAGAATGGTTAGAGTTGACAATGGAAACAATAGAACCATGGAAACTGTTCAAATAATATGCAGTGAAATTTTTGGTCGCAAAACACGTAAAATTTTGCTATTTGAAGAACTTGTTGGCCATGTACACTACTCTAAGATGTGGCAAAATGGTTCGGGATTGGGTTATTTTTGGATTTGGATCATTTAGGATTTGACTAGAACTTGATtcaaattatttaagttttaattatatatatttaatcagTTCCTCTTTTAGTTCAAGATAACTTTGTATGGATTGCTAGCTTAATACAACTTTGTACGGAATGCATGATAAAAGTTGCATAAATGAATGTATGAAAACGACGAAGAGAAATAAATTCAATGTATTACTATAGAGAAATAAAGGTATGTTAATAATGTAAGAAATAATAAAGTGATAATTTAGTAGTGAATTTAGTAATGTAACAAAAATAACATACCATTATGAATATTGAATTTAGTAATGTAACAAATAAAGGTatgttgtaaaaaaaaatacatacgattatgaatattgaatttagtagataatatataaataaatgtatgTCACTAATGTAAGAAATAATAAAGTGATAACTTAGTGATAAGTGAATTTCATGAAactaaggattaaattattaagagtgaaaatttatttatttgtcataaATTGATAAGTGAATAGATGTGGTATAGTAAAATTACTATagagaggactaaattgtaaagtgtatAAAAGGTGttatgtgaaattaatattgtgattaaagacttaaattttaaagTGTATAAAAGTTACTATGTGTGctaaaatagtgaaataaaatatttaagtgaGGCGTTATAAGAAAGTAAAGTGTTTAATGATAGTGAATTGAAATCTAAAGTGCTAAGTGTTGTGAATATATGTTATGCTTGTATTTTTATCAATTGTGAATAAAGTGAACATGTGAAATAAAAATGTAGTGAATGTGTTTATGTGATTCAAATTGAATAAGTAATATGATACAAAGTGATATATGTGTAATATATCAAGTATGTTATGTGAaactgatatatgaataaataccTTAGTGAACTCAGAGGAAACATGATATATGATAATGAAATGATTTGTAGTTGAGAGGGGCTGGGGGTTCGGATGGGAACCAAGTTAGTGATACAGGGGTTTGGAGGGGATTAGAAAAGGAGGATCAAGTTATGTGATGTGTTTGCTAGAGTTCCTGTATATTTTTCTAGATTTCCCGTTATCATAGTTCCGTTATAGACAGAGAGTTTGTCTTTGGCCTAGATTTTTGCATTGTATCGAAATTATTGAACTCCTTTGAGATTCATTAAGAATTCAAAAGTGATATGTGAAAGTAAAAGTGTATGTGGATGTgtaataatatgtgaaaataaaaataaaagtgaacATGTGAATTAAGTGTTTATGTTATTTTTGTGAAATGAGAGAAAGTTATTGATACGTAAATGTGAAAGTTAATTAGTGATaatatatattaaactaaaaactataaattataaagttaatttaaatgattttatgttttggaaatgaATTAAAGTTTAACTATATCATGGAAAGAAATTGTgtgaata
This region includes:
- the LOC107919972 gene encoding ubiquitin receptor RAD23c isoform X2 translates to MKVSVKTLKGTHFDIEVKPEDAVADVKKNIETVQGTDVYPASQQMLIYKGKVLKDDTTLAENSVTENSFIVIMLTKNKGTTGEGSAASTAPTKKDPEASNLPTAPAPASTAPVATSAMAAAATESAPVASSTPLSDSDVYGQAASNLVAGSNLEGTIQQILDMGGGTWDRDTVVRALRAAYNNPERAVEYLYSGIPEQAEAPPVARAPVVGQTTNPAAQPQQPAQTAAVPTSGPNANPLDLFPQGLPNMGASGAGAGTLDFLRNSPQFQALRAMVQANPQILQPMLQELGKQNPNLMRLIQEHQGDFLRLINEPAEGGEGNILGQLAEAMPQAVQVTPEEREAIERLEAMGFDRATVLQVFFACNKNEELAANYLLDHMHDFQD
- the LOC107919972 gene encoding ubiquitin receptor RAD23d isoform X1, with product MKVSVKTLKGTHFDIEVKPEDAVADVKKNIETVQGTDVYPASQQMLIYKGKVLKDDTTLAENSVTENSFIVIMLTKNKGTTGEGSAASTAPTKKDPEASNLPTAPAPASTAPVATSAMAAAATESAPVASSTPLNRSDSDVYGQAASNLVAGSNLEGTIQQILDMGGGTWDRDTVVRALRAAYNNPERAVEYLYSGIPEQAEAPPVARAPVVGQTTNPAAQPQQPAQTAAVPTSGPNANPLDLFPQGLPNMGASGAGAGTLDFLRNSPQFQALRAMVQANPQILQPMLQELGKQNPNLMRLIQEHQGDFLRLINEPAEGGEGNILGQLAEAMPQAVQVTPEEREAIERLEAMGFDRATVLQVFFACNKNEELAANYLLDHMHDFQD